A region of Helicoverpa zea isolate HzStark_Cry1AcR chromosome 16, ilHelZeax1.1, whole genome shotgun sequence DNA encodes the following proteins:
- the LOC124637425 gene encoding ADP-ribose pyrophosphatase, mitochondrial, whose product MNILAGTKLRLLIVVLQIIFMIRSSITMITTHFKCRGGFYPRSNIERFPVPDEKVGWSTEYQDYHPHNYTAASIHGQPWADPKIGEPGFNPKWNSMDGKVNRVSYMGQYIIENGYPLNPIGRTGIIGRGVLGRWGPNHAADPVVTRWKRNENGEIVRDKSSNKPILQCVIVKRRDTGEWALPGGMVDPGEKVSATAVREFQEEAMNSLVLAEDQKKAWFQRFEKFFEEGNVIYQGYIDDHRNTDNAWMESVAYSFHDNSGSTVGALTLQAGDDAVGVQWVDITPEMTLYASHKQVVMEVLNKYLAKFDQSS is encoded by the exons ATGAATATTCTTGCCGGTACTAAGTTAAGATTACTTATTGTTGTacttcaaattatatttatgatcCGATCTAGCATAACGATGATAACAACTCACTTTAAATGTCGGGGAGGTTTTTATCCTCGCAGTAATATAGAAAGATTTCCCGTACCCGATGAGAAGGTTGGATGGTCTACCGAATATCAGGATTATCATCCTCATAATTATACTGCTGCATCTATACATGGACAACCCTGGGCAGATCCTAAAATAG GAGAGCCTGGATTTAATCCAAAATGGAACAGTATGGATGGGAAAGTAAACAGAGTAAGCTACATGGGCCAATACATAATAGAGAATGGATATCCACTGAATCCTATAGGAAGGACAGGTATAATTGGGCGAGGAGTTCTTGGGAGATGGGGTCCAAATCATGCTGCTGACCCAGTTGTCACTCGCTGGAAGAGGAATGAAAATGGTGAAATTGTAAGGGACAAATctagtaataa GCCTATTCTGCAGTGCGTCATAGTGAAGAGACGCGACACTGGAGAGTGGGCATTGCCAGGAGGTATGGTAGATCCTGGAGAGAAAGTCTCTGCTACAGCAGTCAGGGAATTCCAAGAAGAAGCAATGAACTCTTTAGTTTTAGCTGAAG atCAAAAGAAGGCTTGGTTTCAAaggtttgaaaaattctttgaagAGGGAAATGTGATTTATCAAGGCTACATTGATGATCATCGCAATACAGACAATGCGTGGATGGAAAGTGTAGCCTATAGTTTCCATGACAACAGTGGCTCAACTGTTGGTGCATTAACATTGCAAGCTGGTGACGACGCTGTTGGAGTGCAGTGGGTGGATATAACTCCAGAAATGACATTGTATGCAAGCCACAAACAAGTTGTCATggaagtgttaaataaatacttggCTAAATTTGACCAATCAAGCTAA
- the LOC124637832 gene encoding uncharacterized protein LOC124637832, which translates to MASAVRALLVTAALAALAGAQAARFGDRLAPRVPAAYSPRNAPSAHHYVDNEYDDVYEQDYEEQNLSVEEEEPPEPAPPLRRPARTEAHRLEMSTEYFVIPERISSPPPPSTSTTVTPQPQPNLTIVLAPTPQILGALRPESWAVPILALACVSMVTLGGFEAFVIWGASRKAPSHRHLLLGQTLLFGLFSCAATAALFATTPTAFTCGAVRFGTGVSYVIVFASLLVKCVFLLSLNGGVYLPAAYQGLLLFFAVMIQVAIGAQWLGGSPPRVISGGGRCDVHMSDMLLSLCYAAFLIAVVCGVALRSRGIRDNYREATHIAGAGGATAAVWVCWVAAALGAPERHRDACVAAGLLATCAVVFALMFAPKGRRLAALGREGRWDADRDEGLSSLGAGGSGYSPSFFHFKPVKYGMVSAAAPAPVPPAVLDRKEPPAQPADPYGGLFANSPHPHSRVLYTPPHYTMHPLMLNYHYNYPPYPYLLPPGVMVRPEEGNVYTSVEPTFSSNPNVYFQRTEPLHVGMMY; encoded by the exons ATGGCGAGCGCGGTGCGCGCGCTGCTCGTGacggcggcgctggcggcgctggcgggggcgcaggcggcgcgctTCGGCGACCGCCTCGCGCCGCGCGTGCCCGCCGCCTACTCGCCGCGCAACGCGCCCTCCGCACACCACTACGTCGACAATGAGTACGACGACGTCTACGAACAGGACTACGAGGAACAAAACCTCTCTGTCGAGGAAGAGGAACCGCCTGAACCCGCACCTCCCCTACGTCGCCCTGCGCGCACTGAAGCTCATCGACTTGAGATGAGCACCGAATACTTCGTTATACCAGAACGAATTTCATCGCCACCGCCACCTTCTACATCCACAACGGTCACACCCCAGCCGCAGCCGAACTTGACCATTGTATTAGCACCAACACCGCAAATTTTGGGTGCACTAAGGCCAGAATCCTGGGCAGTGCCTATATTAGCTCTCGCCTGCGTTAGTATGGTGACTCTCGGCGGGTTCGAAGCATTTGTAATATGGGGAGCGAGTCGCAAGGCACCGAGCCATCGTCACCTACTGCTTGGACAGACATTACTATTTGGTTTGTTTTCGTGTGCCGCTACGGCTGCCTTGTTTGCAACAACGCCAACAGCGTTCACATGCGGTGCTGTCCGTTTTGGAACGGGCGTCTCGTATGTAATCGTATTCGCATCACTCCtagtaaaatgtgtttttttgctTAGTTTGAATGGTGGAGTGTATCTACCGGCAGCGTACCAAGGACTCTTATTGTTTTTCGCTGTAATGATACAAGTAGCAATCGGTGCCCAGTGGCTTGGCGGTTCACCCCCACGAGTGATAAGCGGTGGCGGCCGATGTGACGTGCACATGTCAGATATGTTGCTATCGTTGTGCTACGCGGCGTTCCTGATCGCGGTGGTGTGCGGAGTGGCGCTGCGGTCGCGCGGCATACGCGACAACTACCGCGAGGCGACGCACatcgcgggcgcgggcggcgccacCGCGGCGGTCTGGGTGTGCTGGGTGGCGGCGGCGCTAGGCGCGCCCGAGCGCCACCGCGACGCGTGCGTGGCCGCGGGGCTGCTCGCGACCTGCGCCGTCGTGTTTGCGCTCATGTTTGCTCCGAAGGGCCGGCGACTGGCGGCGCTAGGCCGCGAAGGCAGATGGGACGCGGACCGCGACGAGGGACTCAGCTCCTTGGGGGCCGGGGGCTCCGGCTACTCGCCCTCGTTCTTCCACTTCAAGCCGGTGAAGTACGGCATGGTGTCGGCCGCGGCGCCGGCACCCGTGCCGCCCGCCGTGCTGGACCGTAAGGAGCCGCCCGCTCAGCCAGCCG ATCCGTACGGAGGGCTGTTCGCGAACTCGCCGCACCCGCACTCACGCGTCCTGTACACTCCGCCGCACTACACTATGCACCCCCTTATGCTAAACTATCACTACAATTATCCGCCTTATCCTTACCTTCTGCCGCCAG GCGTGATGGTGCGTCCGGAGGAGGGCAACGTGTACACGAGCGTGGAGCCCACCTTCAGCAGCAACCCCAACGTGTACTTCCAGCGCACGGAGCCGTTGCACGTCGGCATGATGTACTGA
- the LOC124637707 gene encoding condensin complex subunit 1, producing the protein MSHFEFAIPVQKDELLESHAGQYHVEDVVQQRVLLSKLQEAARAFNAEGVEFILEHFDTYFSILVHGSKLEWNVINKGFEHIVRASKSLCNHMDLVLQEPEIDADVRVKNLNILKMMMYLFTQIMKTKDTKLAADNSTKLTLGKKGKKATDDEEFCGWTESDKQAALVTLNLVLQQPLSKLWDPPLAEDNFVSMVAEPCYKALEEQIIKNKSVRETVFQVLGVLIKKYNHGTSCLIKLVQVLQMVEHAVSPICAGVVQLTKEFGLGTFGPQMVREIAEALASSDDENAGAGAEQGAARNCGAFLLELTKELPKEMTSAIATIQPYLESDESYTLRISVLGMMCEVLSVELTGEGLTDEQRIQRDDFLDDLYEHMHDLSAYVRHKVLQFWCRLQRENCVPVNRQRTVLERAIGRLKDKAALVRKAAIQLLKIFLECNPFSAQLKLEVLEEQLKTEQEILDDLQKKLNPGPDPELVKKWDSIENDVVSAIKKGMDVLTQDEPELSQASLENLYDAIRKHLHDKSYYKAYLIVKHTERQYPDAKLLRCEMEKSDQIAYFVALLRNIFVIPERGTTSLTQQCEQELAMYKRLEEKENIVAFLQESVYFCRMVSEAVPLINSLLMSKQAGDVSEAIDFFTTAHHFNIESAKVGVANMLLLVWSPDQDKREAVERAYREMYLECENKAERARCFAVAKQLVSLVAHVDRGSALALEHLVDKWVDKGDISPSIIQVFWEMFLKKIDGTTDADSYAALNLLVMVAKAKPSVALANLDVIQSHGLTADYNSRNLSVQLLLPLAKKTQRYPVEHPIFTSLFDSLMETFSKLDRFTAFAANSIDLIYAICDTPEIVSAKILAEMYKQVEDTIVKDIDSEEEITLPTELLTRFVFVLGQVALQQLIYLDINVYSELRRRNQVREERKVEEKRKKKAGAFATPGKRGRVDDLRRQTLMNVSNASASSRQQRSASVTSNKGPSVNTTMTEEEAGLEGAVADDADAEYVRGVCERDIVGAAAALARYVPLLRWLLANPAKVSSALQAAAALSYTRFMLVSNAVCEEGLQLMVTVLKKSKNVSLRTNLTIAFADLTLRFPNLTQPWTHHIYHILSDEELEVRQCAVKMLSFLVLHEMVRVKGQIADMALCCADKDARVASMTKLFFKNLSQKGNALYNVMPDIISRLSDPELNVPEEQYRVIMKYITSLIQKDRQMEALVEKLCQRFKLSTEERQWRDLAYCLSLFTYNERSLRKLIENLDCYKDKLHCSGVMESFNTLMNNTSKMARNEIKTLVTELGDKIEECFAVRDGEEGNTEENSEGGAASGSPPLRSQPVRATPRRKPAPRRNRRRSSSSPDENETPNTQDTPSVRKSSRRAATRNNKTANVSDDSDEDFQKKEDDEVFKKPIAKKTTRRRK; encoded by the exons ATGAGTCATTTTGAATTTGCTATACCAGTGCAAAAAGACGAATTATTAGAATCTCACGCAGGACAATATCATGTAGAAGATGTTGTACAACAACGGGTACTTTTATCCAAACTGCAAG AGGCCGCACGAGCTTTTAACGCCGAAGGAGTTGAATTCATATTAGAACACTTTGATACCTACTTCTCAATCTTAGTTCATGGCAGCAAACTAGAATGGAATGTTATAAACAAAg GTTTCGAACATATAGTCCGAGCAAGCAAAAGTCTCTGTAACCACATGGATCTTGTATTGCAAGAGCCAGAAATAGACGCAGATGTTAGAGTAAAGAATTTGAATATTCTCAAAATGATGATGTATCTGTTCACTCAGATCATGAAGACTAAAGACACTAAATTGGCTGCCGAT AACTCTACAAAGCTCACGCTTGGTAAAAAAGGCAAGAAAGCTACAGATGATGAGGAGTTCTGTGGTTGGACTGAGTCTGATAAGCAAGCAGCTCTGGTTACACTTAACTTAGTACTCCAACAACCACTTTCCAAGTTGTGGGATCCTCCGTTAGCTGAAGATAACTTTGTTTC AATGGTGGCAGAGCCCTGCTACAAAGCATTAGAAGAACAGATAATAAAGAACAAGTCAGTCAGAGAAACAGTATTCCAAGTACTTGGTGTGCTGATCAAGAAGTACAATCACGGCACCTCCTGCCTTATAAAACTGGTTCAG GTACTACAAATGGTGGAGCATGCAGTATCACCAATATGTGCTGGAGTTGTGCAACTGACCAAAGAATTTGGACTGGGAACATTTGGACCACAAATG GTTCGTGAAATAGCAGAAGCCTTAGCTTCATCTGACGATGAGAACGCCGGCGCGGGCGCCGAGCAGGGAGCCGCCAGGAACTGCGGAGCATTCCTCCTCGAGCTCACTAAGGAACTGCCCAAGGAGATGACAAGTGCCATTGCAACTATACAGCCGTATTTGGAAAGTGATGAG tcCTACACCCTCCGCATCAGCGTGCTCGGTATGATGTGTGAAGTACTAAGCGTGGAGCTGACCGGCGAGGGCCTGACGGATGAACAGCGCATACAGCGAGACGACTTCTTAGACGACCTGTATGAACACATGCATGATCTGTCGGCGTATGTGCGGCATAAG GTGCTTCAGTTCTGGTGTCGACTACAAAGGGAGAACTGTGTGCCTGTGAATCGGCAACGCACTGTGCTTGAGCGAGCTATCGGGCGACTCAAGGATAAAGCAGCTCTCGTTAGAAAGGCTGCTATACAACTGCTTAAG ATATTCCTTGAATGCAATCCCTTTTCCGCGCAACTTAAACTTGAAGTACTTGAAGAACAATTGAAAACCGAACAAGAAATACTAGATGACCTTCAAAAGAAGTTAAATCCGGGACCTGACCCTGAATTGGTTAAAAAATGGGATAGCATTGAAAATGATGTTGTAAGTGCGATAAAGAAAGGCATGGATGTTCTTACGCAAGATGAACCGGAATTATCACAGGCGTCCTTAGAGAACTTATATGATGCGATCCGTAAGCATTTACACGATAAGAGTTATTACAAGGCGTATCTTATTGTGAAGCATACTGAGAGACAGTATCCTGATGCCAAGTTGCTGAGATGTGAAATGGAGAAGAGTGATCAG ATCGCCTATTTCGTTGCCCTACTCCGCAACATATTCGTAATACCAGAAAGAGGTACCACATCTCTAACACAGCAATGTGAGCAAGAACTCGCTATGTACAAGCGTTTAGAAGAAAAAGAGAACATTGTGGCTTTCTTACAAGAGTCTGTGTATTTCTGTCGCATGGTATCTGAAGCTGTACCGCTTATAAACTCGCTGTTGATGTCCAAACAAGCCGGGGATGTGAGTGAAGCGATTGACTTCTTCACGACGGCGCATCATTTTAATATTGAGTCGGCTAAAGTTGGAGTCGCTAATATGTTGCTGCTTGTTTGGTCGCCGGATCAG GATAAACGCGAGGCAGTAGAGCGAGCATACCGCGAGATGTACCTGGAGTGCGAGAACAAGGCGGAGCGGGCACGATGCTTCGCCGTCGCCAAGCAGCTCGTGTCGCTAGTAGCACACGTCGACCGCGGCAGTGCACTCGCGTTGGAACATCTTGTAGATAAGTGGGTGGATAAGGGAGATATCAGTCCATCTATTATACAG GTCTTTTGGGAGATGTTTTTAAAGAAGATCGATGGAACAACAGATGCGGACAGCTACGCCGCACTAAATCTTCTCGTGATGGTCGCCAAAGCTAAACCTTCTGTAGCCTTAGCTAACCTGGACGTCATACAGTCCCACGGACTTACTGCAGATTACAACTCGAGAAACTTGTCCGTACAACTACTGTTACCATTAGCTAAAAAGACCCAAAGATATCCTGTCGAACATCCAATCTTTACGTCACTCTTCGACAGTCTCATGGAAACTTTCTCCAAGTTGGATAGATTCACAGCATTTGCTGCTAACTCTATTGATCTCATATACGCGATTTGTGACACTCCTGAAATTGTCAGTGCGAAGATTTTAGCCGAAATGTACAAGCAAGTTGAGGATACCATAGTGAAGGATATTGATAGTGAGGAGGAAATTACGTTGCCGACTGAGTTACTGACTCGCTTTGTGTTCGTGTTGGGACAAGTGGCGCTGCAGCAGCTCATATATCTTGATATCAATGTGTACAGCGAGCTCAGGAGGAGGAATCAA GTTCGCGAAGAACGCAAAGTGGAAGAGAAACGTAAGAAGAAAGCGGGTGCGTTCGCGACGCCGGGGAAGCGCGGACGTGTGGACGACCTGCGCCGACAGACGCTCATGAACGTCAGCAACGCCAGCGCCTCCTCGCGGCAACAGCGCTCCGCTAGCGTCACCTCCAACAAGGGACCATCG GTGAACACGACGATGACGGAGGAGGAGGCGGGTCTTGAAGGCGCGGTGGCGGACGACGCGGACGCGGAGTACGTGCGCGGCGTGTGCGAGCGCGACATCGTGGGCGCGGCCGCCGCTCTCGCGCGCTACGTGCCGCTGCTGCGCTGGCTGCTCGCTAACCCTGCTAAGGTCTCGTCCGCTCTGCAGGCCGCCGCAGCGCTGTCCTATACCAG GTTCATGCTGGTTTCCAACGCCGTGTGCGAAGAAGGTCTTCAGCTGATGGTGACAGTTCTCAAGAAGTCAAAGAATGTGTCTCTAAGGACCAACCTAACTATCGCCTTCGCCGACCTCACGTTGAGGTTCCCTAACCTTACTCAACCGTGGACTCATCATATTTATCATAT tCTAAGCGACGAAGAGTTAGAAGTACGTCAATGCGCGGTTAAAATGCTGTCGTTCTTGGTTCTACACGAGATGGTGCGAGTGAAGGGACAAATTGCTGACATGGCTCTGTGTTGCGCTGACAAGGACGCCCGCGTCGCTTCCATGACCAAACTGTTCTTCAAAAATCTGTCGCAGAAAGGCAACGCCTTGTATAATGTAATGCCTGACATTATATCGAGGCTCAGCGACCCTGAACTAAATGTACCTGAGGAGCAATACAGAGTTATTATGAA GTACATAACATCGCTAATACAAAAAGATCGTCAAATGGAGGCCCTAGTGGAAAAGCTATGCCAAAGATTCAAGCTGTCTACAGAAGAGAGGCAATGGCGAGACCTCGCATACTGCCTCTCACTGTTCACGTACAACGAGAGGTCGCTACGCAAGCTCATAGAGAACCTCGACTGTTACAAAGATAAACTTCATTGTTCTGGAGTCATGGAGTCATTCAACACGTTAATGAATAACACGTCGAAAATGGCTCGTAATGAAATTAAG ACTCTGGTCACCGAGTTGGGTGACAAGATAGAGGAATGCTTTGCGGTGCGTGACGGCGAGGAGGGCAACACTGAGGAGAACAGCGAGGGTGGTGCCGCCAGCGGGTCGCCGCCGCTGCGCAGCCAGCCCGTCCGCGCCACGCCGCGCCGCAAGCCCGCACCTAGACGAAACAGGCGACGATCATCTTCTAGCCCAGACGAG AATGAAACACCCAATACCCAAGATACCCCAAGCGTTAGGAAGTCGAGTCGGAGGGCTGCGACAAGGAACAATAAAACAGCAAACGTGTCAGATGATTCAG atGAAGACTTCCAGAAAAAGGAAGACGATGAGGTATTCAAAAAACCAATAGCAAAGAAAACTACACGTAGAAGAAAATGA
- the LOC124637835 gene encoding translocon-associated protein subunit gamma: MSGKANKAFTKEEELLLQDFSRNVSTKSSALFYGNAFIVSAIPIWLFWRVHALEVSSSLAWFAMVTTASTWLLALAYRNTKFQLKHRVAVRREDAVAREMARKLADDKKMSRKEKDERILWKKNEVADYEATTYSIFYNNALFLTIVILSSFYLLRSFTPTVNYIISLTAASGLLALLSTGTK, translated from the exons atGTCGGGTAAGGCAAACAAAGCTTTCacaaaagaagaagaattattGCTTCAAGATTTCAGCCGGAATGTGTCGACGAAGTCCTCTGCCCTATTTTACGGGAATGCTTTCATCGTCTCTGCTATTCCCATAT GGTTGTTCTGGAGGGTGCACGCCCTCGAAGTGAGCTCGTCCCTGGCTTGGTTCGCGATGGTGACGACGGCGAGCACCTGGCTGCTGGCCCTGGCCTACAGGAACACTAAGTTCCAGCTCAAGCACCGCGTAGCAGTGCGCAGAGAGGACGCCGTCGCTCGCGAGATGGCTCGCAAGCTGGCTGATGATAAGAAGATGAGCAGGAAGGAGAAGGACGAGAG GATTCTATGGAAAAAGAATGAAGTGGCCGACTACGAGGCCACCACCTACTCGATCTTCTACAACAACGCTCTGTTCCTGACCATCGTGATCCTGAGCAGCTTCTACCTCCTCCGCTCTTTCACGCCCACTGT TAACTACATTATTTCCCTCACGGCCGCCTCAGGACTGCTGGCCCTGCTCTCCACCGGAACCAAGTAG